The segment ATTCTTCTTCCCTTAGTCCCATGATGACATTTGCTTTCCTAAAGTCTCACACATCGctacctttaacccggtagctgctgggatcatgtttcttaaaggcccctctaagtgagaataATTAAAAAATATCATCACTCGCGCaatccatttcataatatatttatatcaatgaatttgtgatcagtttatgcatcatctattttgtgggGTTTATGTATATCTTGGCAaagatttggcccgttgctggtacacggtaaagccacaaatttggcccgttgctgcttccGGGTTAAAGTTTTACTATTTACCAATCATGCTTGTTTATGTAGCTCCCTGTTATATATCCTTTCCGACTTGTTCTTCCCCTGTTGAATTTGATTTTTGTACAAACAAATTTATGACTAGTATCAGTGTGTTGGTATAAAACTattaacccttagacggcggcagtatttgaagagtagctgtAGTTACGGCGCATACAAGATGTTTTAACAAATGCTTATATATAGATTCTACCTCAATCTGGAAGTGTTGCTATTTTattgccatacaaaactgactgactgaattttggaccttCTATATAGAGTTTCACTGCCGTCTAAAGGGTAAGATATGGTACTACTCAAACAGTTAATACTATTTTTCTGCTTGTCATTTTTTCAGAACTTTGACTCTGAAAGTGAAGCAGATAAACTGGATTTGGAGCAGAAGATGTATCCCTTGTCACACTACATCTCTGACCAGGAGGAACTTGTCAACCAGATGTTCCTGACACTGAGTGGGTCCAAGCTGGAGGCCATGCTGCCACCCGTGCTGAAGGTGTGTGTCACTGTGAGGGGAGGGCACGGTGGGGGCTTGTAGCATGTTCTCAGTGATGCATTAGACTGGTACTTGCTGTAACCTTGTATGTTGCTGCAGTGTTAGAAAACTGTGATGGAAGGATTATAGTAACATCACTCTGCCTTGGTTTTCAGAGCACTCCACTGACAGAACTGAAGAGGCTTTGTATCCATGAGTTGCGGGGAATGAGCAAGAAGAGAATCCTGTGTTGCATCAGTGGTAAGCATTTTAATGAACCAAGTGCAGTACAGTACAATATCCTGAAGATACAGTATTAGCATACTATCAGTAAAATGTAATAAATATGCAGTTCATATATTATTGTGTAGTTTGtcctttattcatatttttcaagcatatatatttgttttccctGCCATAAAAcaaaactttttttattttcaatccaGTGTTTGTATACTAATCTTGATGTATTGGTGACCAGGTGAGGTGATGGAGGGATCGTCTGGcagtgaggacgaggaggacgacaaGGGAGAGGCTGCTGCCGAGGACTCAACACAGAATGATGCAAACACCAAGTAAGTCGCAGTGGGAGTATGCCTAGAGAcagggttcttcttcttctttttcgttgtttACCCCGGTAGCTGCGAGGATTATGTTTCGTAAAGACTCCTCTAaacgagaagaatgagaaagaataatgACTCACGTAaagcatttcataatatatatcagtgcatttgtgatcagtttatgcaccatctattttttggggggtttatatcatggcaaaaatttggcccgtcgctggtactcggtaaagccacaaatttggcccgtcgctgctaccggattaaCGTCCTCATTTTCCCTTATGGAGTTGGATGGTTTGATGAAGATTACGTTGTTTATGTATCTTGGTTTGGAGAGTGAATTTTTCTGCCTTGGATGCAACATTATCAGATTGTCGTACATGGCGTATTGTTTTTGTCaatttctgaccaaaaactatcgtACCCACAAAGATAATATGCATTTATATTAATTATTGTTAAAATTGGTAATTATTAATGCTCTTTTTAGCAATATTTTTGGGCCAGAAACTAGAAAATACAATGTCATGTGTGCGATAATCTGGTAATGTTACTTGGATTCCCTTCTTGTAGGCAACCCTAGGTGTTGGCTGATGGCCCAGGTGGATTGCCTAGCATGGCCATGAGCCCCACCTGCCTGGGTTAGATTGTTGATGTGGCAGGGTGTGTCCATAGATTGGTGGGCCATGCACGCAAGACCTCTGAGGCTCTAGTCTGCAAGGTCCCAGTTAGCAAAGGTGTCACAAGGAGGCACTCTGAAGGGCCTGACGAGGAGGAAGCTGTGTACCGGCAGGGACTTAGGccctctgcctttttttttaagggggggtTGTGGGCCTTTTCATGGGTAGCTTGCTGACCCAGATGGTAGTTTGGCAAGGCCTCTCTACTGTGAGcctgaaaacactcatgagaatgcattcatcctcttttttggcctttagaaatgatgTGAGAGTCAGAagcgtcttataataccaacccaaGACTTGTGAGAGGAGTGATCTGAAGAATGGCTCAGCTCTGGTGACTTCAGGGGCAGAACAAGTTTTTACAACATGATGCAAGTTTAAATAAGGGATACTTCACACACACAGCAATAATTAGTGGAGCATGGGAGCACAAAACACCCTTGTGGCAACCTTATTGGCTTGGCGACACACAACAGACAGCTCAAGGCTAAGGCGAGTCCACAACATAGGAAAGTCACATTTAAATTCCTCAACACAGCACTAGAATACAGCACAGGAACAGCATGAGCGAGCGGAAACGCTGAGCAGTGGTCTGCATGTTGCCCTGAGCGGGTGACCAGGAGTGGGTGGACCTGCTGAGGCACGTGCTCCATAGCCAGACGGGAGGTACACTGAGGCAGGAGGGGTAACGCATTGCTTGGGGCATCCAGAATACATGAATGATTTGCCTCATTTTCTTGCAGAGGAGAAAAGAGGCTGGGTGATGATCAGACCCCTGAATCTTACCTCCTGAAGAAGATCAAGGTGGAGCCTGGGTTGGAGGACAGCACAGGCAGCGGGGAAGGCAAGAGTGTGTTGGAGCTCCTGGAACTTGAGATGCGGGCGCGGATCATCAAGACCATGCTGGAGAAGGGCgacgaggggaagaagataacGGAGGACGCCATCGCTGCCGTGATGCAGAGTGCCAAGCAGATAACCAAGGAAGGTgatgcagcagcaggaggtggcAGCAAGGAGGCGACAAATCCAGTTGAGTCCAAGGATGATTCACAAAGGAGTTCAGGGAGAGAAGCCGTGAGTGAGGAGGAGTTGGTGgaggagagaagcagaggaaggaggaggacttaCGGCAGGGAAGGAGACCGCAGGAGGCGCCACCGCCCACCAGGGGACAGCAAAAGAACTTCAAGCAGGTCCCGGAAGAGAGGGAGCGGCAGCTACAGTGAGGAGGACAGCCACGGACGCAGCTCCAAGAAGCCAAAGGAACCCAGCAGCTCCGAGAAACATGCggccaagaagaagaaaatcacacGGAAGGAGtttgaggagaggatgaaacgCGCCAAGAAGAACCGCACGTACCGCCAACGCAAGTCCtcggaggatgaggagaaaacaaACGAGAATGAGGACAAACCTGACGACGAAAAACCCAAGGAGGACAGCGAGGAAAATACGGATAACAAAACAGATTCCAAGACCCAGGATGGCAAAGACGGCGCCTCTGATGGAAACCTCACGCAAGACGGGGCGGAGCGAGAAGCctcagagaaggaagaaggcgaAATTGAcagcaacgaggaggaggagggagcgtgcAGCCCAACCGACATGTCCAGTGGCAGTCACTACTCATCCTCGTCCACCTACAGTCGAAGTCGATCCAGAAGCTACAGTAGAAGCCTCAGCAGAAGCCCCAAGCGAGGTCGGCAGAGAAGAACCAGCAGGAGAAGTaggagcaggagtaggaagagaaggaggagctacTCGCGAAGCTACAGCAGGTCAAGGAGTCccgagaagaggaaggggagaggcgaGCACCAGAAGAGGAGttacgggaggaagaggagtcaggAGCCACGCAAGAGCAGCAGCGGcaagagggaggtgaagaaggcgTCCCCGGCGGAGGATCTCAGCCCCAGCCGGGAGGAGGACTGGGGCCATAAGTGCGATATAGAGTTTGTTGATTCTGAGGAGGACTTCGACGACAACCCTGAGGCCACAAAGAAGGATGCACCTGCTAAGAAAACGGTGCCGGTGAATCGGATCGAGCGTGCCAGTATAAGTTTTTCCCTGCAGAAGAAGCCGGTCGGTATCGCGCAGGGCATAGACTTGGATGACCTGCCGTTGAAGAAGAAGCAAGTGGCTGATAATATTGAGGCTGTTGCTCCTGCTGCTCCAGTCAAGAAGCCCCCAACCAGTGAGGAAATAGTCATCAGCTCGGACAGTGAAGCGGAGGTGAAGGGCTCCACCAAGGGCGACACAGGGCAGAAACAGAAGAGTAAGGAACAAGCTGAAAAACCTCCTGTAACCAACATCACCTCCTCAAGATTAGACGGAGCAAAAACAACAGATATAAACCCACAAACTGATCAGGGAAAGCTCACCAAGAAGACCATTGACCCCGAGACCAAGCCTGAACCGGCGACTAAAGAAACACAGGAAGATTGTATGGAAGACTCACTCAAGCTTGCCACCAATACCACCTGTGAAATACCTGCCAATAAAGGTGTGGAAAATACAGATAAGGCGATTTCCAAAGAGGAGAGTCATGCCGGAGATTCAAAGGAGAGTAGAAAGAGTATGGATGACTCGGAAAGTTCACCTGAGGACACTGAAGATGCCCCtaaagatgatgaaagggaaCACAGGGATATCTCTCCTGACGGTAAACTCAAGGATAAGTCAGAATCATTAAGGACAGACCCTCTCAGTGATGGCTCAGTAGATTCAAAGGGCAAAAGTAGTGATGGTTTGAGTgaggagagagaacaagataCAGTAGAGGATGCAATGGATACCCACATCTCAGGGGGTGATGCTGTGAAGTCCGACGAGGTGAACTTAAATGAGACAGAGGTGACGGAAATCTCATTCAAGAAATCCCGGAAAAGAAAAGCAGATAAAGTTGTAAATTTGAAACCCACAACTGCCCTTCAttcactggaggaggaagagcaaacagAAGCCTTGACATCATCTTCCACTGACACAAGAAGCCAAAAATGTGGAGATAAGGGAGTGGAACCTAAAGATGAAGACATGGCATTAGATTCTGAGAGGGAGGAGATAGTGGAAAAAAGTGACAGCTCAGAAACCAGtgcccagaaggaggaggaggaggaggaggaggaggaggaagcagataaAGACATCACCGCAGTACATGAAGATCAGAGTGAGGACGTTTCCAAGGCAACAAAGAAACTCAAGGAGagtgaggatgaaaaggaggtcGAGGAGAGGGTCTTCAGGGAGCTGCGTCGGAGGAGGAGAGCACCAGTTGACCCCATCAGGATAGAGACAGGACTGATCCGGAGGCGTGTACAGCCCTCCAGGAAGATAGAAATGATCGTCCCTGAGAAATcgtggatgaagagggagaagaagaagaaagacaaaacgaAGGATGTCCTAGCAATGGAAGGGGTTGGACTATGGAAGAGCACACTGTCAGAAGCATCACAGAGCTCCCCAAAGGATGCTGACCAGGGAATGGAAACTACCCACGGCATTGAACCAGTGGAAATGTCAGAGGATATAGAACAGCCAGGCAAGTCACTCAGTAGTCCGACACCAGCAGGCGACACTGAGAATTCCCAGCTGTTGCAGAGGCCATTGTCCCCCTCACCCAAGCCAGACACATCACCCGAAACATCACAATCGGAGGACAAAACGATGCGGAAAATCGACCAGGACACGGAGATCATCGGAGTCATCGAAACCAGCAAAGACGCAAGCGATAACTTCGATGACATGGACCTGGGCGGCGCCAGCTGGAGCATGCGGTGGCTGCAGAGCGAGAAGGTGCAGAAGGTTGTGACGAGTAGCAAGATGTTGAGCCGAGTGCGCAAGAAGAtccagaagaaggagaaggccaCTAAGGGGGTCATggcagagaaggtggaggaggcacagaggCCGTCCGAGGGTGCCGTCCCCGTCATAGGCAGCATCGAGGAGTACGAACGCCTCTTTGGCACCAGGGTTAAGAAGGACGAGGCTGCCGGTGCTCAGGAATATTCAGGGCAGGGACAAACACCAGGGATCTCCGCGCAGACTCAAGTCGATATTCCAGAGGTGAAGGACAAGGGTAACCCGGTGTTTGGCTCAGATGATGACGGGGAGGACAGCGAGGAGGAAGCCCTGTGGTCGAAAATTATTAAAAAGTAGTGGATAACAAACACTATAGGACTTTACTGTTTTGGCATTGGTGGTATTGGGAGCCTCTGCCCAAATTAAGGTAACATTTATGAGGCAAAAGATAAGGGTAACTCCATCTTTGGCTCAGACGATGATGAGGAAGACTGGTTGGAAATGATTAAAAAGTAGTGGATAACAAACACTATAGGACTTTACTGTTTTGGTATTGGTGGTATTGGGAGCCTCTGCCCAAATTAAGGTAACATTTATGAGGCAAAAGATAAGGGTAACCCCATCTTTGGCTCAGACGATGATGAGGAAGACTGGTTGGAAACGATTAAAAAGTAGTGGATAACAAACACTATAGgactttactg is part of the Eriocheir sinensis breed Jianghai 21 chromosome 25, ASM2467909v1, whole genome shotgun sequence genome and harbors:
- the LOC127003565 gene encoding E3 ubiquitin-protein ligase RBBP6-like; translated protein: MVTQDAAILPKVNKMKVKKMKKKAKKKKMKGADNFDSESEADKLDLEQKMYPLSHYISDQEELVNQMFLTLSGSKLEAMLPPVLKSTPLTELKRLCIHELRGMSKKRILCCISGEVMEGSSGSEDEEDDKGEAAAEDSTQNDANTKGEKRLGDDQTPESYLLKKIKVEPGLEDSTGSGEGKSVLELLELEMRARIIKTMLEKGDEGKKITEDAIAAVMQSAKQITKEGDAAAGGGSKEATNPVESKDDSQRSSGREAVSEEELVEERSRGRRRTYGREGDRRRRHRPPGDSKRTSSRSRKRGSGSYSEEDSHGRSSKKPKEPSSSEKHAAKKKKITRKEFEERMKRAKKNRTYRQRKSSEDEEKTNENEDKPDDEKPKEDSEENTDNKTDSKTQDGKDGASDGNLTQDGAEREASEKEEGEIDSNEEEEGACSPTDMSSGSHYSSSSTYSRSRSRSYSRSLSRSPKRGRQRRTSRRSRSRSRKRRRSYSRSYSRSRSPEKRKGRGEHQKRSYGRKRSQEPRKSSSGKREVKKASPAEDLSPSREEDWGHKCDIEFVDSEEDFDDNPEATKKDAPAKKTVPVNRIERASISFSLQKKPVGIAQGIDLDDLPLKKKQVADNIEAVAPAAPVKKPPTSEEIVISSDSEAEVKGSTKGDTGQKQKSKEQAEKPPVTNITSSRLDGAKTTDINPQTDQGKLTKKTIDPETKPEPATKETQEDCMEDSLKLATNTTCEIPANKGVENTDKAISKEESHAGDSKESRKSMDDSESSPEDTEDAPKDDEREHRDISPDGKLKDKSESLRTDPLSDGSVDSKGKSSDGLSEEREQDTVEDAMDTHISGGDAVKSDEVNLNETEVTEISFKKSRKRKADKVVNLKPTTALHSLEEEEQTEALTSSSTDTRSQKCGDKGVEPKDEDMALDSEREEIVEKSDSSETSAQKEEEEEEEEEEADKDITAVHEDQSEDVSKATKKLKESEDEKEVEERVFRELRRRRRAPVDPIRIETGLIRRRVQPSRKIEMIVPEKSWMKREKKKKDKTKDVLAMEGVGLWKSTLSEASQSSPKDADQGMETTHGIEPVEMSEDIEQPGKSLSSPTPAGDTENSQLLQRPLSPSPKPDTSPETSQSEDKTMRKIDQDTEIIGVIETSKDASDNFDDMDLGGASWSMRWLQSEKVQKVVTSSKMLSRVRKKIQKKEKATKGVMAEKVEEAQRPSEGAVPVIGSIEEYERLFGTRVKKDEAAGAQEYSGQGQTPGISAQTQVDIPEVKDKGNPVFGSDDDGEDSEEEALWSKIIKK